A genome region from Sphingobium sp. CR2-8 includes the following:
- a CDS encoding YqgE/AlgH family protein: MTQAIFYGGQFLLALPGMADQRFDHSIVALCVHDEHGALGIAVGEEMEGVTLRELLESFDIDGSQVPDMPVLRGGPVEPRRGFVLHSLDWGGQDMVHVDGRWGLSGSLDILKAIAEGRGPSRYLVALGYAGWGAGQLEQEMRGDSWFLADGDPDLLFDVPAQGKWAAAYALAGVDASHLVSGAGSA; the protein is encoded by the coding sequence ATGACCCAAGCGATCTTCTATGGCGGGCAATTCCTGCTCGCTCTCCCCGGCATGGCGGACCAGCGGTTCGACCATTCGATCGTGGCCCTGTGCGTGCATGACGAACATGGCGCGCTGGGCATCGCGGTGGGCGAAGAGATGGAGGGCGTCACCTTGCGCGAGTTGCTCGAAAGCTTCGATATCGACGGCAGCCAGGTGCCCGACATGCCGGTGCTGCGCGGTGGCCCGGTCGAACCGAGGCGCGGCTTCGTGCTGCATTCGCTCGACTGGGGCGGGCAGGATATGGTGCATGTCGATGGCCGATGGGGCCTGTCCGGATCGCTCGACATATTGAAGGCGATCGCGGAGGGCCGGGGGCCTAGCCGCTACCTCGTCGCGCTGGGCTATGCCGGTTGGGGCGCGGGCCAACTGGAGCAGGAAATGCGGGGCGACAGCTGGTTCCTGGCCGATGGCGATCCCGACCTGCTGTTCGACGTTCCGGCACAGGGCAAATGGGCCGCCGCCTATGCCCTGGCGGGCGTGGACGCGTCGCATCTGGTGTCCGGCGCAGGCTCCGCCTGA
- a CDS encoding GGDEF domain-containing protein: MTVALTVAWLHFGRQRHVLTWTASYAVGMLQWVANAGGFFLKSPGWFIVTGIGLIISGSLLAIGVRQRSGKPLRLAAFAVPAAIATIAMAISIGSIGSQIMQGAIIPIYVSVLLAVSACSLWPKGRSFTPPELAFFLALVAFVLVQLTLAGSAMMIRGAENGKDLYRLIFSIFMPTIYVATAVTAVLVVAGDLAQQLRTQMRHDPLTQVLNRRGLDEAAARAMALSRRHRRPLALVVCDLDGFKALNDGHGHIAGDQALRGFAQLLTNAVRRGDVVGRMGGDEFGLLLMDTNATAAAEVMERVRAEVGHLMLPRFPEAWLRASFGVSELAPADAQLEDLVARADAALYAAKKDGKDRINIWRDAA, encoded by the coding sequence ATGACCGTGGCTTTGACCGTGGCGTGGCTGCATTTTGGACGGCAAAGGCATGTCCTGACCTGGACGGCATCTTACGCGGTCGGCATGTTGCAATGGGTGGCCAATGCGGGCGGCTTCTTCCTCAAAAGCCCCGGCTGGTTCATCGTCACCGGCATTGGACTGATCATCAGCGGTTCGCTGCTGGCGATCGGGGTGCGTCAACGGTCGGGCAAACCGTTGCGGTTGGCGGCCTTTGCCGTGCCCGCCGCGATCGCAACGATCGCCATGGCGATCTCCATCGGGTCGATCGGCAGCCAGATCATGCAGGGCGCCATCATTCCGATCTATGTCAGTGTGCTGCTCGCCGTCAGCGCCTGCTCGCTCTGGCCGAAGGGTCGGTCGTTCACGCCGCCCGAACTGGCGTTCTTCCTGGCGCTCGTGGCGTTCGTGCTGGTCCAGCTGACGCTGGCCGGATCGGCGATGATGATTCGCGGAGCCGAGAATGGCAAGGATCTGTATCGGCTGATTTTCAGTATCTTCATGCCGACCATCTATGTCGCGACCGCTGTCACCGCGGTGCTGGTGGTCGCAGGCGACCTGGCGCAACAGCTTCGCACCCAGATGCGGCATGATCCGCTGACGCAGGTGCTCAACCGCCGGGGCCTGGACGAGGCGGCTGCACGGGCGATGGCGCTGTCGCGGCGGCATCGTCGCCCGCTGGCGCTGGTGGTGTGCGACCTGGATGGCTTCAAGGCGCTGAACGACGGTCACGGCCATATCGCGGGCGATCAGGCGCTCAGGGGCTTTGCCCAGTTGCTCACCAATGCGGTACGACGCGGCGACGTGGTCGGGCGCATGGGCGGCGACGAGTTCGGCCTGCTGTTGATGGACACCAACGCGACCGCCGCCGCCGAGGTGATGGAGCGTGTACGCGCCGAAGTCGGCCATCTGATGCTACCGCGCTTTCCCGAAGCATGGCTGCGCGCGAGCTTCGGCGTGTCCGAACTCGCCCCCGCCGACGCGCAGTTGGAAGATCTGGTCGCGCGCGCCGATGCGGCGCTCTATGCCGCCAAAAAGGACGGCAAGGATCGCATCAACATCTGGCGCGACGCGGCATGA
- a CDS encoding AMP nucleosidase: MTQSIGSATVTQLDRIYQTSIENLRDAMRAYARDGSVPPATAKADRRYCYPELRITYHGDSDAPPPGRSFARLSKPGRYATTVTRPAMFADYLAEQIDLLVRDYGVDVEAGLSEQQIPFPYVLDGLDTSVLDGTPPTELARHFPATELAEIGDEIADGLFTPDADGDRPLALFDGLRTDFSLARLKHYTGTPAEHVQRYILFTNYHRYVDEFVAWACDELQREGSRYTALSGAGGVYVTPETADPARMIADSAWRRHQMPAYHLIAPDRSGITLVNIGVGPSNAKTICDHLAVVRPEAWLMIGHCGGLRPSQRIGDYVLAHAYLRDDHVLDEMLPPEIPVPAIAEVQVAMAQAAETILGHSDPEDFKRRLRTGTVVTTDDRNWELRYSSSALRFSLSRAVGIDMESATIAAQGYRFRVPYGTLLCVSDKPIHGELKLPGQANRFYEEAIASHLRVGLMTCELLREEGAKLHSRKLRAFNEPPFR; this comes from the coding sequence ATGACACAAAGCATCGGCAGCGCAACGGTCACGCAACTTGACCGTATCTATCAGACATCCATCGAAAATCTGCGCGACGCGATGCGGGCCTATGCCCGCGACGGCAGCGTGCCTCCGGCGACCGCAAAGGCCGACCGGCGTTACTGCTACCCCGAACTGCGCATCACCTATCATGGCGACAGCGATGCGCCGCCGCCGGGCCGCTCCTTCGCCCGCCTGTCCAAACCGGGCCGCTATGCCACGACGGTCACCCGGCCCGCCATGTTCGCCGACTATCTGGCCGAACAGATCGATCTGCTCGTCCGCGATTATGGCGTGGATGTCGAAGCGGGGTTGAGCGAACAGCAGATACCCTTCCCCTATGTGCTCGACGGGCTGGACACCAGCGTGCTCGACGGCACGCCGCCGACCGAGCTGGCGCGCCATTTCCCCGCGACCGAACTGGCGGAGATCGGGGACGAGATCGCCGACGGCCTCTTTACGCCCGACGCCGATGGCGACCGGCCGCTCGCCCTATTCGACGGGCTGCGCACCGATTTCTCGCTGGCGCGCCTCAAACATTATACCGGCACGCCGGCCGAGCATGTGCAGCGCTATATCCTGTTCACCAACTATCACCGCTATGTCGATGAATTCGTCGCCTGGGCCTGCGACGAGTTGCAGCGAGAGGGCAGCCGTTACACCGCGCTGTCCGGCGCGGGCGGCGTCTATGTCACGCCCGAAACCGCCGACCCCGCGCGGATGATCGCCGACAGTGCGTGGCGCAGGCACCAGATGCCCGCCTATCACCTGATTGCGCCGGACCGCAGCGGCATCACCCTGGTCAATATCGGCGTCGGCCCGTCCAACGCCAAGACGATCTGCGACCATCTGGCCGTCGTCCGCCCGGAAGCCTGGCTGATGATCGGCCATTGCGGCGGGCTGCGCCCCAGCCAGCGGATCGGCGACTATGTGCTGGCCCATGCCTATCTGCGCGACGATCATGTGCTGGACGAAATGCTGCCGCCGGAAATTCCCGTGCCGGCCATCGCCGAAGTGCAGGTCGCCATGGCGCAGGCGGCCGAAACGATCTTGGGCCATAGCGATCCGGAAGATTTCAAGCGCCGCCTGCGCACCGGCACGGTCGTCACCACCGACGATCGCAACTGGGAACTGCGCTATTCCAGTTCCGCCCTGCGCTTCAGCCTGTCGCGCGCGGTCGGCATCGACATGGAATCGGCCACCATCGCCGCACAGGGCTATCGCTTCCGCGTTCCTTACGGCACCCTGCTGTGTGTATCGGACAAGCCGATCCATGGGGAACTCAAGCTGCCCGGCCAGGCCAACCGCTTCTACGAAGAAGCCATCGCCAGCCATTTGCGCGTCGGCCTGATGACCTGCGAACTGCTGCGCGAGGAAGGGGCGAAGCTGCACAGCCGCAAGCTGCGCGCCTTCAATGAGCCGCCGTTTCGCTGA
- a CDS encoding alpha/beta fold hydrolase, giving the protein MTDLKIERHDIKGRDGLPIAVHVVGEGRDLVLIHGYFSNAFTNWIRYGHAAKMVEAGFRLILPDLRGHGESAKPHDPAAYPADALTDDNLALVEQMGLTDYDLGGYSLGARTTVRMLARGATPRRVILSGMGLRGLVQTLDNGGYYRNVLTNLGTFERGTSEWMTEAFLKTTKGDPVALLNILNTFVDTDEAVIAGFQQPTDVICGADDDSNGNARELADALPNGRYVEIPGNHMNAVTRKELGQAMVDFLTA; this is encoded by the coding sequence ATGACCGACCTCAAGATCGAACGCCACGACATCAAGGGGCGGGACGGATTGCCGATCGCGGTGCATGTCGTGGGAGAAGGCCGCGACCTGGTGCTGATCCACGGCTATTTCTCCAACGCCTTCACCAACTGGATACGCTATGGCCATGCCGCCAAGATGGTGGAGGCCGGGTTCCGCTTGATCCTGCCAGACTTGCGCGGCCATGGTGAAAGCGCCAAGCCGCATGATCCTGCCGCCTATCCGGCCGATGCGCTGACCGACGACAATCTGGCGCTGGTCGAGCAGATGGGGCTGACCGACTATGATCTGGGCGGTTATTCGCTGGGCGCGCGGACGACGGTGCGTATGCTGGCGCGAGGCGCGACCCCGAGGCGCGTGATCCTGAGCGGCATGGGACTGCGCGGACTGGTCCAGACGCTGGACAATGGCGGCTATTATCGCAACGTCCTGACCAACCTTGGCACGTTCGAGCGCGGTACGTCGGAATGGATGACCGAGGCGTTCCTGAAAACGACCAAGGGCGATCCGGTTGCGTTGCTCAACATTCTCAATACGTTCGTGGATACCGACGAAGCCGTGATCGCGGGTTTCCAGCAGCCGACCGACGTGATCTGCGGCGCGGATGACGACAGCAATGGCAATGCCCGCGAACTGGCCGATGCGCTGCCCAATGGCCGTTATGTCGAGATCCCGGGCAATCACATGAACGCCGTCACCCGCAAGGAACTGGGGCAGGCGATGGTCGATTTCCTGACCGCTTGA
- a CDS encoding peroxiredoxin produces the protein MTISKGDRLPSTTFTQLTDNGPEAVASDDYFAGKTVAIFSVPGAFTPTCSAKHLPGFIDKSEALKAKGVDEIACTAVNDAFVMGAWGKSAGADGKVTMLADGNGDFAQAVGLTMDGSKFGLGQRGQRFSMIVKDGVVAELNVEAPGDFKVSSADHMLEQL, from the coding sequence ATGACGATTTCCAAGGGCGATCGCCTTCCCAGCACCACCTTCACCCAATTGACCGACAACGGCCCCGAAGCCGTCGCCTCGGACGACTATTTCGCTGGCAAGACGGTCGCGATCTTCTCGGTGCCGGGTGCCTTCACCCCGACCTGCTCGGCCAAGCATCTGCCCGGCTTCATCGACAAGAGCGAAGCGCTCAAAGCCAAGGGCGTGGACGAAATCGCCTGCACTGCAGTCAACGACGCTTTCGTCATGGGCGCCTGGGGCAAGTCGGCCGGCGCCGATGGCAAGGTCACGATGCTCGCCGACGGCAATGGCGATTTTGCGCAGGCCGTCGGCCTCACCATGGATGGCAGCAAGTTCGGCCTGGGCCAGCGCGGCCAGCGATTCTCGATGATCGTCAAGGACGGCGTCGTGGCGGAACTCAATGTCGAGGCGCCCGGCGACTTCAAGGTGTCTTCGGCTGACCATATGCTCGAACAGCTCTGA
- a CDS encoding aspartate-semialdehyde dehydrogenase, giving the protein MGYKVVVVGATGNVGREMLTILAEREFPIDEIAAVASSRSQGLTIDFGETGKTIKCQNIEHFDFTGWDIALFAAGSGPTAEYAPKAAAAGCVVIDNSSLYRMDPDVPLIVPEVNPDAIDGYKKKNIIANPNCSTAQMVVALKPLHDAAKIKRVVVSTYQSVSGAGKAGMDELFEQSRNIFVGDPAEPKKFTKQIAFNVIPHIDVFLDDGSTKEEWKMVAETKKILDPKVKVTATCVRVPVFVGHSESINIEFENEISAKEAQDILREAPGIMLVDKREDGGYITPIECVGDFATFISRVREDSTIENGINLWCVSDNLRKGAALNAVQIAELLGRRHLKKG; this is encoded by the coding sequence ATGGGTTATAAGGTCGTCGTCGTGGGAGCCACCGGTAATGTGGGCCGCGAGATGCTGACCATTCTCGCCGAGCGCGAGTTCCCTATTGACGAGATTGCGGCGGTCGCATCGTCGCGCTCGCAAGGTCTGACCATCGATTTCGGCGAGACCGGCAAAACCATCAAATGCCAGAATATCGAACATTTCGATTTCACCGGATGGGATATCGCCCTGTTCGCGGCGGGCAGCGGCCCGACGGCCGAATATGCACCCAAGGCGGCTGCGGCCGGCTGCGTCGTGATCGACAACAGCTCGCTCTATCGCATGGACCCGGACGTGCCGCTGATCGTGCCCGAAGTGAACCCGGACGCGATCGACGGCTACAAGAAGAAGAATATCATCGCCAACCCCAACTGCTCGACCGCGCAGATGGTCGTGGCGTTGAAGCCTTTGCATGACGCGGCGAAGATCAAGCGCGTGGTCGTGTCGACCTATCAGTCGGTGTCGGGCGCGGGCAAGGCGGGCATGGACGAGCTGTTCGAGCAGAGCCGCAACATCTTCGTCGGCGATCCGGCCGAACCCAAGAAGTTCACCAAGCAGATCGCCTTCAACGTGATCCCGCATATCGACGTGTTCCTGGACGATGGTTCGACCAAGGAAGAATGGAAGATGGTCGCGGAAACGAAGAAGATCCTCGATCCCAAAGTGAAGGTCACGGCGACCTGCGTGCGCGTGCCGGTGTTCGTCGGCCATTCGGAATCGATCAACATCGAGTTCGAGAATGAGATTTCGGCCAAGGAAGCGCAGGACATATTGCGTGAAGCGCCGGGTATCATGCTGGTCGATAAGCGCGAGGATGGCGGATATATCACGCCGATCGAATGTGTCGGCGATTTCGCAACCTTCATCAGCCGCGTGCGCGAGGATTCCACGATCGAGAATGGCATCAACCTGTGGTGCGTCAGCGACAATCTGCGCAAAGGCGCGGCGCTGAACGCGGTGCAGATCGCCGAACTGCTGGGCCGTCGTCACCTAAAAAAGGGCTGA
- a CDS encoding M2 family metallopeptidase has translation MKIAISFAALAAALVASPAMAQHAPVAAPTAAPTAAEADAFLAKAEKALFDQSIISSRASWINATYITDDTDAIASYFGAIDTKQRVDYALEAAKYAAAPGLSAETTRRLTLLRTALTLPAPTTPGAAEELNNLATKLQSAYGKGKGTLKGQPINGSDIEEQMGVNRNPEELKEMWVSWHDNVGAPMRADYTKLVGIANAGAKELGFADTGAMWRSKYDMPADDFAKLTDKIWAEVKPLYDDLHCYTRTKLNEKYGDAVQPKTGPIRADLLGNMWAQEWGNIYDVVAPAGAGDLGFDTTDLLKAKGYDPVKMVKAGEGFYSSLGFEPLPQTFWDRSQITKPRDREVICHASAWDLDNKNDIRIKMCTKVNGDDFVTIHHELGHNYYQRAYQVQKPLYLDGANDGFHEAIGDFVALSITPDYLVKIGLLDPSKVPGADKDMGLLLRQAMDKVAFLPFGLLIDKWRWGVFDGSIPQGQYEKGWDDLRRQYQGIVPPAPRDETKFDAGAKYHIPGNTPYTRYFLARVLQFQFYEAACKQAGWKGPLHRCSFYGDKAVGAKLNAMLEMGASKPWPDALQAFTGSREMSGKALVNYFAPLQKWLVKQNKGKSCGW, from the coding sequence ATGAAAATCGCTATCTCGTTCGCCGCGCTTGCGGCCGCCCTTGTCGCTTCGCCGGCGATGGCGCAGCATGCGCCTGTCGCGGCGCCGACCGCCGCGCCGACCGCCGCCGAAGCGGATGCTTTCCTGGCCAAGGCGGAGAAGGCGCTGTTCGACCAGTCGATCATCAGCAGCCGTGCATCGTGGATCAACGCGACCTATATTACCGACGATACCGATGCCATCGCCTCCTATTTCGGGGCGATCGATACCAAACAACGGGTCGACTATGCGCTGGAGGCGGCGAAATATGCCGCCGCACCGGGCCTGAGCGCAGAAACCACGCGCCGCCTGACGCTGCTGCGCACCGCGCTGACGCTGCCTGCACCCACGACGCCGGGCGCAGCCGAGGAACTCAACAACCTCGCGACGAAGCTCCAGTCCGCCTATGGCAAGGGGAAGGGGACGCTTAAGGGGCAGCCGATCAATGGCAGCGACATCGAAGAGCAGATGGGGGTCAATCGCAACCCCGAAGAATTGAAGGAAATGTGGGTCAGCTGGCACGACAATGTCGGCGCGCCGATGCGGGCCGATTATACCAAACTGGTAGGGATCGCCAATGCAGGGGCCAAGGAACTGGGCTTTGCTGATACCGGGGCGATGTGGCGGTCCAAATATGACATGCCCGCCGACGATTTCGCGAAGCTGACCGACAAGATCTGGGCGGAAGTGAAGCCGCTCTACGACGACCTGCATTGCTATACCCGCACCAAGCTGAACGAAAAATATGGCGATGCGGTGCAGCCCAAGACCGGGCCGATCCGTGCCGACCTGCTGGGCAATATGTGGGCGCAGGAATGGGGCAACATCTATGACGTCGTGGCTCCGGCGGGCGCGGGCGATCTGGGCTTCGACACGACCGATCTGCTCAAGGCCAAGGGCTATGACCCGGTCAAGATGGTGAAGGCGGGCGAGGGTTTCTACAGCTCGCTGGGCTTCGAGCCGTTGCCGCAGACATTCTGGGATCGGTCGCAGATCACCAAGCCGCGCGACCGCGAAGTCATCTGCCATGCGTCTGCCTGGGACTTGGACAACAAGAACGACATCCGCATCAAGATGTGCACCAAGGTGAATGGCGACGATTTCGTTACCATCCATCACGAACTGGGCCACAACTATTATCAGCGCGCCTATCAGGTACAGAAACCGCTCTATCTGGATGGCGCCAATGATGGCTTCCATGAAGCGATCGGCGATTTCGTCGCCCTGTCGATCACGCCGGACTATCTGGTGAAGATCGGCCTGCTCGATCCATCGAAGGTGCCGGGCGCGGACAAGGATATGGGGCTGCTGCTGCGCCAGGCGATGGACAAGGTCGCCTTCCTGCCCTTCGGCCTGCTGATCGACAAATGGCGCTGGGGCGTGTTCGACGGGTCGATCCCGCAGGGCCAGTATGAAAAGGGCTGGGACGATCTGCGGCGGCAATATCAGGGCATCGTGCCCCCGGCACCGCGCGACGAGACGAAGTTCGATGCGGGTGCGAAATACCACATTCCCGGCAACACGCCCTACACCCGTTACTTCCTGGCGCGCGTGTTGCAGTTCCAGTTCTACGAAGCGGCGTGCAAGCAGGCGGGATGGAAGGGACCGCTGCACCGCTGTTCCTTCTACGGGGACAAGGCGGTTGGCGCGAAACTGAACGCCATGCTGGAAATGGGGGCTTCCAAGCCGTGGCCCGACGCGTTGCAGGCCTTTACCGGCAGCCGCGAGATGTCGGGCAAAGCGCTGGTCAATTATTTCGCACCATTGCAGAAGTGGTTGGTTAAACAGAATAAAGGCAAGTCTTGCGGCTGGTAA
- the ahcY gene encoding adenosylhomocysteinase: MATAPATQAQDYVIADIGLAAFGRKEMDIAETEMPGLMALREEFGASQPLKGARITGSLHMTIQTAVLIETLTALGAQVRWATCNIYSTQDHAAAAIAASGVPVFAVKGETLQEYWDYVERIFDWHNDDSGVCNLILDDGGDATMFALWGARVEAGEELFTPSNEEEEIFVSVLKRVLAERPGFLTKTVQSIKGVSEETTTGVHRLYELAKKGKLPFPAINVNDSVTKSKFDNLYGCKELLVDAIRRGTDVMLAGKIACVAGFGDVGKGSAASLRNGGARVLVTEVDPICALQAAMEGYEVVTMEEAAPRADIFVTATGNEGVLTVDHMRAMKNMAIVSNIGHFDSEIEIAGLSNMKWTEIKPQVDEVEFPDGKKIIVLSKGRLVNLGNATGHPSFVMSASFTNQTLAQIELWTKSETYGNDVYVLPKHLDEKVAELHLAKLGVKLTKLSQRQADYIGVPVEGPFKPDHYRY, from the coding sequence GTGGCCACCGCACCCGCCACCCAGGCGCAGGATTATGTGATCGCCGACATCGGCCTTGCCGCCTTTGGTCGCAAGGAAATGGACATCGCGGAAACCGAAATGCCGGGCTTGATGGCGCTGCGCGAGGAATTCGGCGCGTCGCAACCCCTGAAGGGCGCTCGCATCACCGGATCGCTGCACATGACGATCCAGACGGCCGTCCTGATCGAGACGCTGACGGCGCTGGGCGCGCAGGTCCGCTGGGCGACCTGCAACATCTATTCGACGCAGGACCATGCCGCCGCCGCGATCGCCGCGTCGGGCGTGCCGGTCTTCGCCGTGAAGGGCGAAACGCTCCAGGAATATTGGGACTATGTCGAGCGCATCTTCGACTGGCACAATGACGACAGCGGCGTGTGCAACCTGATCCTGGACGATGGCGGCGACGCCACCATGTTCGCCCTGTGGGGTGCCCGCGTCGAGGCGGGCGAGGAACTGTTCACGCCGTCGAACGAGGAAGAAGAAATCTTCGTGTCGGTGCTCAAGCGCGTCTTGGCCGAGCGTCCCGGTTTCCTGACCAAGACCGTCCAGTCGATCAAGGGCGTGTCGGAAGAAACCACCACCGGCGTCCATCGCCTGTATGAACTGGCGAAGAAGGGCAAGCTGCCTTTCCCCGCGATCAACGTTAACGACAGCGTCACCAAGTCGAAGTTCGACAATCTGTACGGCTGCAAAGAATTGCTGGTCGACGCGATCCGCCGCGGCACCGACGTCATGCTGGCGGGCAAGATCGCCTGCGTCGCGGGCTTCGGTGATGTCGGCAAGGGTTCGGCCGCCTCGCTCCGCAACGGCGGCGCGCGCGTGCTGGTGACCGAAGTCGATCCGATCTGCGCGTTGCAGGCGGCGATGGAAGGCTATGAAGTCGTGACGATGGAAGAGGCCGCCCCGCGCGCCGATATCTTCGTCACAGCGACCGGCAATGAAGGCGTCCTGACCGTCGATCATATGCGCGCGATGAAGAATATGGCGATCGTGTCCAACATCGGCCATTTCGACAGCGAGATCGAGATTGCGGGCCTGTCCAACATGAAGTGGACGGAAATCAAGCCGCAGGTCGACGAAGTCGAATTCCCCGACGGCAAGAAGATCATCGTCCTGTCGAAGGGCCGTCTGGTCAATCTGGGCAACGCCACGGGCCACCCCAGTTTCGTGATGTCGGCCAGCTTCACCAACCAGACGCTGGCGCAGATCGAGTTGTGGACCAAGAGCGAGACATACGGCAACGACGTCTATGTCCTGCCCAAGCATCTGGACGAAAAGGTCGCCGAACTGCATCTGGCCAAGCTGGGCGTCAAGCTGACCAAGCTGAGCCAGCGCCAGGCCGACTATATCGGCGTCCCGGTCGAAGGCCCGTTCAAGCCCGACCATTATCGCTACTAA
- a CDS encoding DUF2238 domain-containing protein: MIPGAVAMWKALPIAQRRMIVALSCAIGLANVAQPYPDLAPLQHGPTVALVLTAPWLLRRWPLSTSAVGCIWLFLLLHTLGARWIYSYVPYDDWARAVSGHAISSLFGTTRNGYDRLVHLAFGALLTLPIAESALRRGGVSCGWSLAFGFAAIGLGSALYEIFEWLLTIIAAGETADYYNGQQGDVWDAQKDMAAAQVGSALALIVLLRRGS; the protein is encoded by the coding sequence GTGATCCCCGGCGCTGTGGCGATGTGGAAGGCTCTTCCGATCGCGCAGCGCCGGATGATTGTCGCACTGTCATGCGCGATTGGGCTGGCCAATGTTGCGCAACCCTATCCCGATCTTGCGCCGCTCCAACATGGGCCGACCGTCGCGCTGGTCCTGACCGCGCCGTGGCTGCTGCGGCGCTGGCCGCTTTCCACATCCGCCGTCGGCTGTATCTGGCTGTTCCTGCTGCTCCATACGTTGGGGGCGCGATGGATCTACAGCTATGTGCCCTATGACGACTGGGCGCGGGCGGTGAGCGGCCATGCTATCTCCAGCCTCTTCGGCACCACGCGCAACGGCTATGACCGGCTGGTGCATTTGGCCTTCGGGGCGCTTTTGACGCTGCCAATCGCGGAAAGCGCGCTGCGGCGTGGGGGGGTGTCGTGCGGCTGGAGCCTCGCCTTTGGCTTTGCCGCGATCGGCCTTGGCAGCGCGCTTTATGAGATATTCGAATGGCTGCTGACGATCATCGCGGCGGGCGAGACGGCGGACTATTATAATGGTCAGCAAGGCGACGTCTGGGACGCGCAGAAGGACATGGCCGCCGCGCAGGTCGGTAGCGCGCTGGCGCTAATCGTGCTCTTGCGTCGCGGGAGTTGA